In Vulpes lagopus strain Blue_001 chromosome 1, ASM1834538v1, whole genome shotgun sequence, a genomic segment contains:
- the CDX4 gene encoding LOW QUALITY PROTEIN: homeobox protein CDX-4 (The sequence of the model RefSeq protein was modified relative to this genomic sequence to represent the inferred CDS: inserted 2 bases in 2 codons; substituted 1 base at 1 genomic stop codon), whose protein sequence is MPICSGELDVTIPIDILTGSSRSPLPASNFTAVPAYAHYMGYPHMPSVDPHGPSLGVWGSPYSPSREDWNVYPGPSGTVGTVPMNDMISNPSALGSQEYSNLGPAGGGSTSGSLPAPASGLLFPIDTEAADASSPNRSCHSXHAWMXKTVQVTGKTRTKEKYRVVYTNDQRLELEKEFHCNRYITYRRKSELAVNLGLSERXKIWFQNCRAKEKKMIKKKISQFENSRNSVQSDSGSISPGELPNTFFTTSSAVHRFQPIEIQPVIVSE, encoded by the exons ATGCCGATTTGCTCTGGTGAGCTGGATGTAACAATTCCTATTGACATTTTG ACTGGTAGCAGTAGGAGTCCCCTGCCAGCCTCCAACTTCACAGCGGTGCCTGCCTATGCGCACTACATGGGTTATCCCCATATGCCCAGCGTGGATCCTCACGGGCCATCGCTGGGGGTCTGGGGTTCACCCTATAGCCCCTCTCGAGAAGACTGGAATGTGTACCCTGGGCCATCCGGTACAGTGGGCACGGTGCCCATGAACGACATGATCTCGAACCCTTCCGCTTTGGGCTCTCAGGAATACAGCAACTTGGGCCCTGCGGGCGGGGGAAGCACCAGTGGAAGCCTGCCAGCCCCAGCCAGCGGGTTGCTGTTCCCCATAGACACCGAAGCTGCAGATGCCAGTTCTCCCAACAGAAGCTGCCACA TCCATGCATGGATGTGAAAGACCGTGCAGGTGACCGGGAAAACCAGGACAAAAGAAAAGTATCGTGTGGTTTACACCAATGATCAAAGATTGGAGCTAGAGAAGGAATTCCACTGCAACAGATACATCACTTATCGGAGAAAATCAGAACTGGCAGTCAACCTCGGCCTTTCTGAAA TGAAAATCTGGTTTCAGAATTGCAGAGCCAAGGAGAAAAAGATgatcaaaaagaaaatctcccaGTTTGAGAACAGTAGAAACTCAGTACAAAGTGATTCTGGCTCCATCAGCCCTGGGGAATTACCTAACACTTTTTTCACCACCTCATCTGCTGTTCATAGATTTCAGCCTATTGAGATACAGCCGGTCATAGTCTCTGaatga